One window of the Trifolium pratense cultivar HEN17-A07 linkage group LG2, ARS_RC_1.1, whole genome shotgun sequence genome contains the following:
- the LOC123908045 gene encoding probable LRR receptor-like serine/threonine-protein kinase At4g36180 has product MHTFLFILLLCAPFLSYADNSNTTVTVTVPEIQALTSFKLNLHDPLGALDGWDPSSPEAPCDWRGVACNNDRVTELRLPRLQLGGRLSERLSELRMLRKLSLRSNFFNGTIPRALMKCKLLRFLFLQDNVFSGEIPPEIGNLTGLQILNVAQNNLSGTVPGELPIGLKYLDLSSNAFSGEIPSTVRNLSLLHLINLSYNHFSGEIPATFGELQKLQYLWLDHNFLEGTLPSALANCSSLVHLSAEGNSLGGVIPSAISALPMLQVMSLSQNNLTGSIPASVFCNVSVHAPSLRIVQLGFNGFTDFVGLETSTCYSVLQVLDIQHNSIRGTFPLWLTNVTTLSVLDLSSNALSGEIPRQIGNLVALTELKVANNSFTGVIPVEIKKCRSLSVVDFEGNNFAGEVPPFFGDMKGLKVLSLGGNGFFGSVPVSFGNLSLLETLNLRSNRLNGTMPEMIMSLSNLTTLDLSDNKFTGAIYDSIGNLNRLMVLNLSGNGFSGKIPSSLGNLFKLITLDLSKQNLSGELPFELSGLPNLQVIALQENKLSGVVPEGFSSLMSLQFVNLSSNAFSGHIPENYGFLRSLVVLSLSHNRITGIIPSGIGNSSDIEILELGSNSLAGHIPTELSRLTHLKVLDLGGNKLTGDMPEDISKCLSLTTLLVDHNNLAGAIPGSLSNLSKLTMLDLSANNLSGEIPSNLSTIPGLVYFNVSGNNLEGEIPQTLGSRFNNPAVFADNQGLCGKPLESKCEGTENRDKKRLIVLIIIIAIGACILVLFCCFYIIGLWRWRKKLKERVSGEKKKSPARASSGASGGRGSSENGGPKLVMFNTKVTLAETIEATRQFDEENVLSRTRFGLVFKACYNDGMVLSIRRLPDGSLDENMFRKEAESLGKIKHRNLTVLRGYYAGPPEMRLLAYDYMPNGNLATLLQEASHQDGHVLNWPMRHLIALGIARGLAFIHQSTMVHGDVKPQNVLFDADFEAHLSDFGLERLTVATQGDAASSSTSVGTLGYVSPEAILTGEVTKESDVYSFGIVLLELLTGKRPVMFTQDEDIVKWVKKQLQRGQITELLEPGLLELDPESSEWEEFLLGVKVGLLCTAPDPLDRPTMSDIVFMLEGCRVGPDIPSSADPTSHHSPA; this is encoded by the coding sequence ATGCATACTTTTCTCTTCATTCTGTTACTCTGCGCACCATTCTTATCCTACGCCGATAACAGTAACACAACCGTAACTGTAACCGTACCAGAGATCCAAGCCTTAACGTCGTTTAAACTAAACCTCCATGATCCTCTCGGAGCACTTGACGGTTGGGATCCATCTTCACCGGAAGCACCGTGTGACTGGCGTGGCGTTGCTTGTAACAATGACCGAGTCACTGAGCTTCGTTTGCCTCGTCTTCAACTCGGTGGTAGACTCAGTGAACGTCTTTCAGAGTTACGCATGTTAAGGAAATTGAGTCTTCGTTCGAATTTCTTCAACGGAACGATTCCGAGAGCGTTGATGAAATGCAAGTTACTTCGGTTTTTGTTCTTGCAGGATAATGTGTTTTCCGGTGAGATTCCGCCGGAGATCGGAAACCTAACCGGTCTTCAGATTCTTAATGTTGCTCAGAATAATCTATCTGGAACTGTTCCCGGAGAGCTTCCGATTGGTTTGAAGTATCTTGACTTATCGTCGAATGCTTTCTCCGGTGAGATTCCGAGTACCGTTCGTAATCTCTCTCTTCTTCATCTTATCAACCTTTCGTATAATCACTTCTCCGGTGAGATTCCGGCGACGTTCGGGGAGCTTCAGAAACTGCAATATCTATGGCTTGATCATAATTTTCTTGAAGGAACGCTACCTTCTGCACTTGCTAATTGTTCTTCGCTTGTTCATTTAAGCGCCGAGGGAAATTCACTCGGCGGCGTGATTCCGTCGGCGATTTCGGCGCTTCCGATGCTTCAGGTGATGTCTCTTTCTCAGAATAATCTTACTGGTTCAATTCCTGCTTCTGTTTTCTGCAATGTTTCTGTTCACGCGCCGTCGTTGCGGATAGTTCAACTTGGATTCAATGGTTTCACGGATTTCGTTGGGCTCGAGACAAGCACGTGTTACAGTGTTCTTCAGGTTTTGGATATTCAACACAATAGCATAAGAGGCACGTTTCCCTTGTGGTTGACCAATGTAACCACGTTGTCAGTGCTTGATCTTTCGAGCAATGCACTTTCCGGCGAGATTCCGCGGCAGATAGGAAATCTCGTTGCGTTGACGGAGTTGAAGGTGGCTAATAATTCATTCACCGGCGTCATTCCGGTGGAAATCAAGAAATGCAGGTCCCTCAGTGTTGTTGATTTTGAAGGCAACAATTTTGCCGGAGAAGTTCCTCCGTTTTTCGGAGATATGAAGGGACTCAAGGTGCTATCTCTTGGTGGAAATGGCTTCTTTGGTTCAGTTCCTGTGAGTTTTGGTAACCTTTCTTTACTTGAAACCTTGAATTTGAGAAGCAATAGATTGAATGGAACTATGCCTGAGATGATAATGAGTTTGAGCAATTTGACAACACTAGACCTTAGTGATAACAAGTTTACTGGTGCAATTTATGATAGTATTGGGAATTTGAATCGATTAATGGTTCTAAATCTGAGTGGTAATGGCTTCTCTGGAAAAATCCCTTCTAGTTTGGGCAATCTTTTCAAGCTAATTACACTTGACTTGAGCAAACAGAATCTCTCTGGAGAGTTACCATTTGAGCTCTCGGGGTTGCCCAATCTACAGGTTATTGCTCTGCAGGAGAACAAGTTGTCTGGTGTAGTGCCTGAAGGTTTCAGCAGTTTGATGAGTTTGCAGTTTGTAAATCTTAGTTCTAATGCTTTTTCTGGGCATATTCCTGAGAACTATGGTTTTCTTCGATCGTTGGTTGTTCTTTCATTGTCTCATAATCGCATTACAGGAATAATTCCTTCAGGAATTGGAAACAGCTCTGATATTGAAATTCTTGAGCTTGGATCAAATTCATTGGCAGGTCATATTCCTACTGAGCTCTCTCGCCTAACACATCTGAAAGTGCTTGATTTGGGTGGTAACAAATTAACTGGGGATATGCCTGAGGACATCTCCAAATGTTTGTCATTGACCACATTGTTAGTAGATCACAACAATCTTGCTGGTGCCATACCAGGGTCATTGTCGAATCTGTCAAAGCTAACAATGCTGGATCTCTCTGCTAACAACTTGAGTGGGGAAATTCCTAGTAATTTGTCTACGATCCCTGGTTTGGTCTATTTCAATGTCTCGGGGAACAATTTGGAAGGTGAGATACCACAAACTTTGGGATCACGGTTCAACAACCCTGCTGTATTTGCTGATAATCAGGGTTTATGTGGGAAGCCATTGGAATCAAAGTGTGAAGGTACAGAGAATAGGGACAAAAAGAGGTTGATTGTGTTGATTATCATCATTGCTATAGGAGCTTGCATATTAGTCCTGTTTTGCTGTTTTTACATCATTGGTTTATGGAGATGGCGCAAGAAGCTCAAAGAAAGGGTTTCCGgggagaagaaaaagagtcCTGCAAGAGCAAGTTCAGGAGCAAGTGGAGGCCGTGGCAGCAGTGAAAATGGTGGGCCAAAACTCGTGATGTTCAACACCAAAGTCACACTTGCCGAAACAATTGAAGCAACAAGACAATTCGACGAGGAAAATGTACTAAGCAGAACAAGGTTTGGATTAGTATTCAAGGCCTGCTACAATGATGGAATGGTCCTTTCAATTCGCAGGCTCCCTGATGGATCATTGGATGAGAACATGTTCAGAAAAGAAGCTGAATCACTAGGCAAAATAAAGCACCGAAATTTAACGGTTCTGAGAGGTTACTATGCAGGACCACCAGAGATGAGACTTTTGGCATATGATTACATGCCCAATGGAAACCTTGCAACACTACTCCAAGAAGCTTCTCATCAAGATGGCCATGTTCTAAATTGGCCAATGCGACACCTCATTGCACTAGGAATCGCCCGTGGGTTAGCCTTCATACACCAATCCACAATGGTCCATGGTGACGTAAAACCTCAAAACGTTCTATTCGATGCAGACTTCGAAGCCCATTTATCAGATTTTGGGTTAGAAAGACTAACAGTAGCCACTCAAGGAGACGCAGCCTCCAGTTCAACATCAGTTGGCACATTGGGTTATGTTTCACCTGAAGCAATCTTAACCGGTGAAGTCACTAAGGAATCCGATGTTTACAGCTTTGGCATTGTGTTATTGGAACTTCTAACAGGAAAGAGACCAGTAATGTTCACACAAGATGAAGACATTGTGAAGTGGGTGAAAAAACAGCTTCAAAGAGGTCAAATTACAGAGCTATTAGAACCTGGTTTACTTGAATTGGACCCAGAATCTTCAGAATGGGAAGAGTTTTTACTAGGTGTGAAAGTTGGTTTACTTTGCACAGCACCAGATCCGCTTGATCGACCAACCATGTCCGACATTGTTTTCATGCTCGAAGGTTGTCGTGTTGGTCCTGATATCCCATCCTCAGCTGATCCCACCTCTCATCATTCTCCGGCATAA
- the LOC123908147 gene encoding V-type proton ATPase 16 kDa proteolipid subunit-like, whose protein sequence is MAGFSGDETAPFFGFLGAAAALIFSCMGAAYGTAKSGVGVASMGVMRPELVMKSIVPVVMAGVLGIYGLIIAVIISTGINPKAKSYYLFDGYAHLSSGLSCGLAGLSAGMAIGIVGDAGVRANAQQPKLFVGMILILIFAEALALYGLIVGIILSSRAGQSRAE, encoded by the exons ATGGCTGGTTTCAGCGGCGATGAAACTGCACCTTTCTTCGGCTTCCTCGGCGCCGCCGCTGCTTTAATTTTCTCAT gTATGGGAGCGGCATATGGAACAGCGAAGAGTGGTGTTGGTGTTGCATCTATGGGTGTGATGAGACCTGAACTTGTTATGAAATCGATTGTTCCTGTTGTTATGGCTGGTGTTTTGGGTATTTATGGTTTGATTATTGCGGTTATTATTAGTACTGGGATTAATCCTAAGGCTAAATCTTATTATCTTTTTGATGGTTATGCTCATCTTTCTTCTGGTCTTTCTTGTGGTCTTGCTGGTTTATCTGCTGGTATGGCTATTGGGATTGTTGGTGATGCTGGTGTTAG AGCAAATGCCCAACAGCCAAAGCTTTTCGTTGGAATGATTCTCATTCTCATCTTTGCTGAGGCATTGGCGTTGTATGGTCTCATTGTTGGCATCATCCTTTCTTCCCGTGCTGGCCAATCCAGAGCTGAGTAA
- the LOC123904203 gene encoding uncharacterized protein LOC123904203: MSKERYIPEGGSASRPPLFTGKNYYFWKNKMQLFLKSQEVGMWRIVTEGDYVPTVTSAEGVISDKPEDAWTTAEQQKVLLNSKAHLFLSCALSMEESERVDECDTAKKVWDTLQVHHEGTSHVKETRIDIGTNKFETFEMIENETIDEMFSRFTTIINELRSLGKTFSTNDRIRKLLRCLPVTWRPMVTAITQTKDLKTLPIEDLIGTLKAHEVILQGDKPLKKEKTIALKASQKDISFLEDDSKELESTQEEAEGELALISGKIQRMLRRRDQIRRNFSSGKDMQKNDFDKSQVTCFGCNKLGHYKSECPLNKSPRNFPFKKKSMLATWDDDDEFETNKEEEEANICLMADSENDEVFLFDKTHPYEELETNFDSLLHDSEFLSKQCFLLQKEVSELKEEKKKLQIDILNFEKINKDLIESKEKHVCSSVLSKKIDENVVLKNEIKELRNDLTGFIKSTETFQNIMGSQSQALNKNGLGFNEVKNKIFENVLLPANREFKLRCSFCNKNGHHESICYQKESYESFYHEPKRYRHLERKNKHCSFCKNFGHLEKECYFKNKQIVKTNPQGPKSLWAPKRKFQNAGILSKCKEKAMVFGQWLFKTHDRR, translated from the coding sequence atgtcaaaagaaaGATACATTCCAGAAGGAGGATCTGCTTCAAGACCACCTTTGTTCACtggaaaaaattactatttttggaaaaacaaaatgcaattgtttttaaaatctcAAGAAGTAGGAATGTGGCGCATAGTCACAGAAGGAGATTATGTTCCTACTGTAACTTCTGCTGAGGGAGTCATTTCAGATAAACCTGAAGATGCATGGACAACTGCAGAACAACAAAAGGTACTCCTAAACTCTAAAGCTCATTTATTTCTATCCTGTGCTCTAAGCATGGAAGAAAGTGAAAGAGTAGATGAATGTGATACTGCTAAAAAGGTTTGGGACACTTTACAAGTTCACCATGAAGGAACTAGTCAtgtaaaagaaacaagaatAGACATAGGAACTaataaatttgaaacttttgaaATGATTGAAAACGAAACTATTGATGAAATGTTTTCAAGATTTACTACTATCATAAATGAATTAAGATCTCTTGGAAAAACTTTTTCAACTAATGATAGAATTAGAAAACTTTTGAGATGTCTTCCAGTCACTTGGAGACCAATGGTTACTGCCATTACTCAAACTAAAGATTTGAAAACACTTCCCATAGAAGATCTTATTGGTActttaaaagctcatgaagtTATTCTTCAAGGAGATAAAcctttgaaaaaggaaaaaaccaTTGCTTTAAAAGCTTCTCAAAAAGATATAAGTTTTTTAGAAGATGACTCTAAGGAATTAGAATCTACCCAAGAAGAGGCAGAAGGAGAACTAGCTCTCATTTCTGGCAAAATCCAACGTATGTTAAGAAGAAGAGATCAAATAAGAAGAAACTTTTCTTCAGGAAAAGATATGCAGAAAAATGACTTTGACAAAAGTCAAGTGACCTGCTTTGGTTGCAACAAACTTGGACATTACAAATCAGAATGTCCCTTAAACAAATCACCCAGAAATTTTCCCTTCAAGAAAAAATCTATGTTAGCTACctgggatgatgatgatgaatttgaaacaaataaagaagaagaagaagccaaCATCTGTCTAATGGCAGATTCAGAAAATGATGAGGTATTTCTCTTTGATAAAACTCATCCTTATGAAGAATTAGAAACTAATTTTGATAGTTTATTACATGATTCTGAATTCTTATCCAAACAAtgttttttgttacaaaaagaagtttctgaactaaaagaagaaaagaaaaaacttcaaattgacattcttaattttgagaaaattaaCAAAGACTTAATTgagtcaaaagaaaaacatgtttgCTCTAGTGTTTTATCTAAGAAAATAGATGAAAATGTTGtgttgaaaaatgaaataaaagaacTGAGAAATGATCTCACTGGGTTTATAAAATCAACtgaaacttttcaaaacattatGGGATCACAATCTCAAGCTCTTAACAAAAATGGCTTAGGTTTTAATgaagttaaaaacaaaatttttgaaaatgttctttTACCAGCAAATAGAGAGTTTAAGTTGAGATGTtcattttgtaacaaaaatggtCATCATGAATCAATTTGCTATCAAAAAGAAAGTTATGAAAGTTTTTACCATGAACCAAAACGTTATCGTCActtggaaagaaaaaataaacattgttCATTTTGCAAAAACTTTGGGCATCTTGAAAAAGAatgctattttaaaaataaacaaattgtgAAAACTAACCCTCAAGGACCCAAGTCATTATGGGCACCTAAAcgaaaatttcaaaatgcagGGATACTATCAAAGTGCAAAGAAAAAGCCATGGTTTTTGGACAGTGGCTGTTCAAAACACATGACAGGAGATAA